The following proteins are encoded in a genomic region of Phycisphaera sp.:
- a CDS encoding efflux RND transporter permease subunit, whose protein sequence is MDLVRLAIQRPVGVVVAVLIVVMFGLIGVGAIPIQLTPTVDRPIITVTTNWPGRSPQEVVDEITKEQEERLKNVSNLKSMRSLSSEGSASITLEYYIGSDIDRASQEVSDALRQVPEYPDEVDEPNIADTSGGPENAIAWIILDIDPDYLDEFEDFDISTLFDQVDREIRPFLERVGGVAEVNVYGGREREVRVLLDPSAMALRGLNHVDVFDALRGENRNVSAGTIAEGKRDYRVRVVGQFSEPEQVLGTIVAYRDGKPVYLRDIGTVELSYQKSRGFVRSLGQPCLAINVLRQTDANVVEVMAGVNEQIEQVRLDILPNLDDRVGPHLRLRQVYDETTYISSAIDLVLQNLWIGGILAGVVLLVFLRSVPATLVIALAIPISVIGTFLVLLGLGRTLNVISLAGLAFAVGMVVDNAIVVLENIDRHRAMGKTPATAAYDGAKEVWGAVLASTLTTAVVFIPILTIQEEAGQLFRDISLAIVGAVSLSLIVSLTVIPSASASWLGEVREPKSGFGRAVRSLGGLATLGTMLCETFGRVIRWMMGSWRGFTLRPLAIVVLTAASLLLSWVLMPPLDYLPAGNRNLVFGGLLLPPGQSVEARTELAERMEAMVGPYTLQELGEDGKLSDLPKIPYGYAPDPETGEMPAYEPVAIENFFIGAFGTQMFAGATSADERVVIPIGQVLTNTFNQLNGDIFGGASQASLFGMGATGGGTIDIEISGPNLEKVKAVAGQVFGTAAGIYGYGRVQPNPANFSLGQPEMRAEVNSVGRDLGLTTEGVGLAVRGLFDGVFVGDYQLDGEQVDLVMLPLGGRLEYIEKMLSVPIATPAGPVVPVDSVVDITRSIAPQEISRVEELPSVTINVRPPEGEPVGEVIAKIRNEIIAPLRESGQIDSTMRIRMEGTAAKLDEVQVAMFGMSADGPRTAGGAGSRVLWAAGGVAQFGGLALAIVTLVISIRRNQPWYAYGAVGLVLLGGIFLLLFGGLAASPALLTARFVWALAVVYLLMCALFESFLYPLVIMFTVPLAIVGGFAALAWVHAVSAADPTIAPQNLDVLTILGFVILVGIVVNNSILIVHQSLGFMDRNPMEDASADVGEAHEAIARATTTRIRPIFMGTLTSVGGMLPLVLFPGAGSEMYRGLGSVVVGGLLVSTFFTLLLTPLLFSLVIDMRVAAKRALTRRSDAASAPAPPERRQARDEAVIGDGVAQPAV, encoded by the coding sequence GTGGACTTGGTGCGACTTGCGATCCAGCGCCCGGTGGGCGTTGTGGTGGCCGTACTGATCGTGGTGATGTTCGGGCTGATCGGTGTCGGTGCCATCCCGATCCAGCTCACGCCCACGGTCGATCGGCCGATCATCACGGTGACAACGAACTGGCCGGGCCGCAGCCCGCAGGAGGTGGTCGACGAGATCACCAAGGAGCAGGAGGAGCGGCTCAAGAACGTGTCGAATCTCAAGTCGATGCGTTCGCTGAGCAGCGAGGGGTCGGCGTCGATCACGCTCGAATACTACATCGGCTCGGACATCGACCGCGCGTCGCAGGAGGTGTCGGACGCGCTGCGGCAGGTTCCCGAGTACCCCGATGAGGTCGACGAACCGAACATCGCCGATACCAGCGGCGGGCCCGAGAACGCGATCGCGTGGATCATCCTGGACATCGATCCGGACTATCTCGACGAGTTCGAGGACTTCGACATTTCCACGTTGTTCGATCAGGTAGATCGCGAGATCCGGCCGTTCCTGGAGCGCGTTGGCGGGGTGGCCGAGGTCAACGTGTACGGCGGGCGCGAGCGCGAGGTGCGTGTGCTGCTCGACCCCTCCGCGATGGCATTGCGCGGGCTGAACCATGTGGACGTTTTCGACGCCTTGCGCGGCGAGAACCGCAACGTGTCGGCCGGGACGATCGCCGAGGGCAAGCGTGATTACCGCGTGCGCGTCGTCGGGCAGTTCAGCGAGCCCGAGCAGGTGCTGGGCACGATCGTGGCGTACCGCGACGGCAAGCCGGTGTACCTCCGCGACATCGGGACTGTGGAGCTGAGCTACCAGAAGTCGCGCGGCTTCGTGCGTTCGCTGGGCCAGCCGTGCCTGGCGATCAATGTCTTGCGCCAGACCGACGCCAACGTCGTGGAGGTCATGGCTGGCGTCAATGAGCAGATCGAGCAGGTGCGGCTGGACATCCTGCCCAACCTGGACGATCGGGTGGGCCCGCACCTGCGCCTGCGGCAGGTGTACGACGAGACGACGTACATCAGCTCGGCGATCGACCTGGTGCTGCAGAACCTCTGGATCGGCGGCATCCTGGCGGGCGTGGTGCTGCTCGTGTTCCTGCGCAGCGTGCCGGCGACGCTGGTGATCGCGCTGGCGATCCCGATCTCGGTCATCGGCACGTTCCTGGTGCTGCTGGGCCTGGGACGGACGCTGAACGTGATCTCGCTGGCCGGGCTCGCGTTCGCGGTGGGCATGGTGGTCGACAACGCCATCGTCGTGCTCGAGAACATCGACCGCCACCGGGCGATGGGCAAGACGCCCGCGACGGCCGCGTACGACGGCGCCAAGGAGGTCTGGGGCGCGGTGCTCGCGTCGACGCTGACGACGGCCGTGGTGTTCATCCCGATCCTGACGATCCAGGAAGAGGCCGGGCAGTTGTTCCGCGACATCTCGCTGGCCATCGTGGGCGCGGTGTCGCTGTCGCTCATCGTGTCGCTGACGGTGATCCCGTCGGCCAGCGCGAGCTGGCTGGGCGAGGTGCGTGAACCCAAATCGGGATTCGGCCGCGCGGTTCGCAGCCTGGGTGGGCTGGCGACACTGGGCACGATGCTCTGCGAGACCTTCGGCAGGGTTATCCGGTGGATGATGGGCTCGTGGCGTGGGTTCACGCTTCGCCCGCTTGCGATCGTCGTGCTGACGGCCGCGAGCCTGCTGTTGTCGTGGGTGCTGATGCCACCGCTGGACTACCTGCCCGCGGGCAACCGGAACCTCGTGTTTGGGGGCCTGTTGTTGCCTCCCGGCCAGAGCGTCGAGGCGCGCACCGAGCTGGCCGAGCGGATGGAAGCGATGGTGGGGCCGTACACGCTGCAAGAGCTGGGCGAGGACGGCAAGCTGTCGGACCTGCCCAAGATCCCCTACGGCTACGCGCCCGATCCGGAGACCGGCGAGATGCCGGCGTACGAGCCGGTGGCGATCGAGAACTTCTTCATCGGCGCGTTCGGCACGCAGATGTTCGCCGGCGCCACGAGCGCCGACGAGCGCGTCGTGATCCCCATCGGGCAGGTGCTGACCAACACGTTCAACCAGCTCAACGGCGACATCTTCGGCGGCGCGAGCCAGGCGTCGCTGTTCGGCATGGGCGCGACCGGCGGCGGCACGATCGATATCGAGATCAGCGGGCCCAACCTCGAGAAGGTCAAGGCCGTGGCCGGCCAGGTGTTCGGCACGGCCGCGGGCATATACGGGTACGGGCGTGTCCAGCCCAACCCAGCGAACTTCAGCCTCGGGCAGCCCGAGATGCGGGCCGAGGTGAACTCGGTCGGGCGCGACCTGGGCCTGACCACCGAGGGCGTGGGGCTGGCGGTGCGCGGGCTGTTCGACGGCGTGTTCGTGGGCGACTACCAGCTCGACGGCGAGCAGGTCGACCTGGTCATGCTGCCCCTCGGCGGGCGGCTGGAGTACATCGAGAAGATGCTGAGCGTCCCCATCGCCACGCCGGCCGGGCCGGTGGTGCCGGTGGACAGCGTGGTGGACATCACCCGCAGCATCGCGCCCCAGGAGATCAGCCGCGTCGAGGAACTGCCCAGCGTGACCATCAACGTGCGGCCGCCCGAGGGCGAGCCCGTGGGCGAGGTGATCGCGAAGATCCGCAACGAGATCATCGCGCCCCTGCGCGAGAGCGGGCAGATCGATTCGACCATGCGTATCCGGATGGAGGGCACCGCCGCCAAGCTCGACGAGGTGCAGGTGGCGATGTTCGGCATGAGCGCCGATGGACCGAGGACCGCCGGCGGGGCGGGATCGAGGGTGCTGTGGGCGGCCGGCGGCGTTGCCCAGTTTGGCGGGTTGGCCCTCGCGATCGTGACACTCGTGATCTCGATACGGCGGAACCAGCCGTGGTACGCCTACGGCGCGGTGGGGCTCGTGCTCCTTGGCGGCATCTTCCTGCTGCTGTTCGGCGGTTTGGCGGCGAGCCCCGCGCTCCTGACGGCTCGGTTCGTGTGGGCGCTGGCCGTGGTGTACTTGCTGATGTGCGCCCTGTTCGAGAGCTTCTTATATCCCCTGGTCATCATGTTCACGGTGCCCCTGGCGATCGTCGGCGGGTTCGCGGCGCTGGCGTGGGTGCACGCCGTGTCGGCGGCCGACCCGACGATCGCGCCGCAGAACCTGGACGTGCTGACGATCCTGGGCTTCGTGATCCTGGTTGGCATCGTGGTGAACAACTCCATCCTGATCGTGCACCAGAGCCTGGGGTTCATGGATCGAAACCCGATGGAGGACGCCAGCGCCGATGTTGGCGAGGCCCACGAGGCGATCGCCAGGGCCACGACCACGCGCATCCGCCCGATCTTCATGGGCACGCTGACCAGCGTGGGCGGCATGCTGCCGCTCGTCCTCTTCCCCGGGGCGGGCTCGGAGATGTACCGCGGGCTGGGCTCGGTGGTCGTGGGTGGGCTGCTGGTGAGCACGTTCTTCACGCTGCTGCTCACGCCGCTCTTGTTCAGCCTGGTCATCGACATGCGCGTGGCGGCCAAGCGCGCGCTGACGCGGCGGAGCGATGCGGCGAGCGCGCCTGCGCCCCCGGAGCGGCGGCAGGCGCGCGACGAAGCCGTGATCGGCGACGGGGTGGCCCAGCCGGCGGTGTGA
- a CDS encoding efflux RND transporter periplasmic adaptor subunit: protein MRANMAVLGAAFGAVVLMPLVALAQAPATSVRIDEARSEPLETWRESTGQIRAARRSVLAAEEEGLVAEVVVREGDKVEAGQVIARLDDTRAALELRRAEAVLLSARASVAEREALVENARRDLERVQQTYDRGGGNEREIDQARTDLQAAEARLEAARADVVLNEVLVDLAKTRLEDMVVKAPFTGRIVRRNAEAGQWLGGGDPVAEIVSLKTVEAWIDVPERLVARLSQEGSQVRVRIPATGDEVEASSFTIVPDADPRSRLFPVRIVLENAEERFRPGMSAMGLTPTGVTEPMLTVHKDAMLRDDAGEFVYFAVPGQDGGFAAAPARVTRMFAAGDRVAIRAGALPPGAMVVVEGNERMFPMQPLNILNLPEDDSQGQRAGGADDGGSPAGGA from the coding sequence ATGCGAGCGAATATGGCCGTCCTTGGGGCGGCTTTCGGGGCGGTGGTCCTGATGCCATTGGTGGCCCTGGCCCAAGCCCCGGCGACGAGCGTGCGGATCGATGAAGCCCGGAGCGAGCCGCTGGAGACGTGGCGCGAATCGACCGGGCAGATCCGGGCGGCGCGACGGTCGGTACTTGCTGCCGAAGAAGAAGGCCTGGTAGCCGAGGTCGTCGTGCGCGAGGGCGACAAGGTCGAGGCCGGCCAGGTGATCGCAAGGCTGGACGACACGCGCGCCGCGCTTGAGCTTCGTCGTGCAGAAGCCGTGCTGCTCAGCGCCCGGGCGTCGGTGGCCGAGCGCGAGGCGCTGGTTGAGAATGCCCGGCGGGATCTCGAGCGCGTGCAGCAGACCTACGACCGCGGCGGGGGGAACGAGCGCGAGATCGATCAGGCCCGCACCGACCTGCAAGCCGCCGAGGCGCGGCTTGAGGCGGCCCGGGCCGATGTCGTGCTCAACGAGGTTTTGGTTGATCTCGCCAAGACGCGGCTCGAGGACATGGTTGTGAAGGCGCCGTTCACGGGGCGGATCGTGCGACGCAACGCCGAGGCGGGGCAGTGGCTGGGCGGCGGCGACCCCGTGGCGGAGATCGTGTCGCTCAAGACCGTCGAGGCGTGGATCGACGTGCCCGAGCGATTGGTGGCGAGGCTCTCGCAAGAGGGCAGCCAGGTCCGCGTGCGCATCCCGGCGACGGGCGACGAGGTCGAGGCGTCGAGCTTCACGATCGTGCCCGATGCCGATCCGAGGAGCCGATTGTTCCCGGTGCGCATCGTGCTCGAGAATGCCGAGGAGCGGTTTCGTCCGGGCATGAGCGCGATGGGTCTGACGCCGACTGGCGTGACCGAGCCGATGCTGACCGTGCATAAGGACGCGATGCTGCGCGACGACGCGGGCGAGTTCGTGTACTTCGCGGTGCCCGGGCAGGACGGGGGCTTTGCCGCCGCGCCGGCGCGTGTGACGCGGATGTTCGCGGCGGGCGATCGCGTGGCGATCCGGGCCGGCGCGTTGCCGCCCGGAGCGATGGTGGTCGTTGAGGGGAACGAGCGGATGTTCCCGATGCAGCCGTTGAACATCTTGAATCTTCCCGAGGACGACTCGCAGGGGCAACGTGCTGGTGGCGCCGATGATGGTGGTTCGCCGGCCGGAGGGGCTTGA
- a CDS encoding serine protease, with protein sequence MIDAINQRKVPPVVFIGGVVALVVCVVAGVAVFEANSGGASGGTAPLPEAVVPVSRVEAGTETGSIRDQVAQAAQHQDIGLLAMAPLYSPAVVGVELFAVDAQEPASTATGFFVGPGRLAVPRSAVEGAVRGEVVLDIGRRFDVQRIVADVPQVDLVLLQVDLPSELMRGLQVAVLEPFPEETLLMIGAAAEPGEEDPGHPVAVLEVSRVRVVEQVVRIVMASPLPESVLGSPLLTDQGKLAGYVGRDAQGEQLVYGAERLLRLEPLPGLTLAEWTGGTSVESTRPPPETEDLWAEIRALPRPEGFETAPLEFQGFDVRPAKIEKVDGDLRLDDRFTVTGSGTKADPYVLPWTLMMSASETFNPARAKLVLPERVTMFDGRWVRFEGNLAIPFAERFVSELLLMQHPWDGCCLGVPPTPYDAIEIALAAPIESRPQFGVLTGKLKVDPFVRGKWLYGMYLMEEAGLSRSAEALEDN encoded by the coding sequence ATGATAGATGCGATAAATCAACGAAAGGTGCCGCCTGTGGTCTTCATTGGGGGCGTTGTAGCGCTCGTAGTGTGCGTGGTTGCCGGCGTGGCGGTGTTCGAGGCCAACTCGGGCGGTGCGTCCGGTGGCACGGCGCCCCTGCCCGAGGCCGTGGTGCCAGTGTCGCGTGTGGAGGCCGGGACCGAGACCGGTTCCATCCGCGATCAGGTCGCGCAGGCGGCCCAGCACCAGGACATCGGGCTGCTGGCGATGGCGCCGTTGTACAGCCCGGCGGTGGTTGGGGTCGAGCTCTTCGCTGTCGATGCCCAAGAACCGGCATCGACGGCAACAGGGTTCTTTGTCGGGCCGGGCCGCCTGGCGGTGCCTCGATCGGCGGTCGAGGGCGCGGTGCGCGGTGAGGTCGTGCTCGACATCGGTCGGCGCTTCGACGTGCAGCGGATTGTCGCCGACGTGCCGCAGGTCGATCTGGTGCTGTTGCAGGTGGACTTGCCAAGCGAGCTGATGCGCGGGTTGCAGGTGGCGGTCTTGGAGCCCTTTCCCGAGGAAACGCTGCTGATGATCGGTGCCGCTGCCGAGCCGGGTGAGGAGGACCCAGGGCATCCCGTGGCCGTGCTCGAAGTCTCTCGCGTGCGGGTGGTCGAGCAGGTTGTCAGGATTGTGATGGCTTCGCCGCTGCCCGAGTCGGTGCTGGGATCGCCCTTGTTGACCGATCAGGGCAAGCTTGCTGGCTATGTCGGCCGGGACGCGCAGGGCGAGCAATTGGTGTACGGTGCCGAGCGATTGCTGCGACTCGAACCGTTGCCCGGGCTGACACTGGCCGAGTGGACCGGTGGCACGAGCGTGGAATCGACCCGGCCGCCGCCCGAGACCGAGGACTTGTGGGCCGAGATCCGGGCGTTGCCAAGGCCCGAAGGGTTCGAGACGGCACCGCTTGAGTTCCAAGGCTTTGACGTGAGGCCGGCGAAGATCGAGAAGGTCGACGGGGACCTGCGATTGGATGACCGCTTCACGGTGACGGGCTCGGGTACCAAAGCCGATCCGTACGTGTTGCCTTGGACGCTGATGATGTCGGCGAGCGAGACGTTCAACCCCGCACGCGCCAAATTGGTGCTGCCCGAGCGGGTGACGATGTTTGACGGCCGGTGGGTGCGCTTCGAGGGCAATCTGGCGATCCCCTTCGCCGAGCGTTTTGTCAGCGAGTTGCTCCTGATGCAGCATCCGTGGGACGGGTGCTGTCTGGGTGTGCCGCCGACGCCGTATGATGCGATAGAGATCGCGTTGGCGGCCCCGATCGAGAGCCGCCCCCAGTTTGGGGTACTCACCGGGAAGCTCAAGGTGGATCCGTTCGTTCGTGGGAAGTGGTTGTATGGCATGTACCTGATGGAAGAGGCGGGGCTCTCGAGATCGGCGGAGGCCCTGGAGGACAACTGA
- a CDS encoding ABC transporter permease — protein sequence MALSGTRVVLRSLLARRFQTVTTTITVAIAVGLLLTILSMRNATRETLERGAGNMHLVVSAEPSALVSVLNSVFHAGTPSRAMTWLQVQQLQRDPRVAYALPIQQGDSFEDYPVTAVEPRFFEQFSPDAGYDPERDGEDGRWSVANGRAIEGRFEAVLGARVAQETGLGIGDELFLTCGLAGGGFVHGGFSYTIVGVLELSGTPHDRVVFADLASGWVIHAQDKRDRQAGGEADRVTEGDLSAADRLVTGVYVRGVVREGRQASAAVADLASDLRRNPSLMVASPASEIDALFRIVSRVDRLLIAMAFVVLVSGAVSIMLALYTAGQMRRREVATFRVLGASRGRLVLWVLAEAVMLGAAGAVVGVVMSVLGGLAVSWGLKAQLGLVVEPAVSPVAFGVVGMAAVVLAALAGVAPAVLAYRTPVAAHLRPLG from the coding sequence ATGGCGCTCAGCGGGACTCGGGTGGTGCTGCGGTCGCTGCTGGCGCGGCGGTTCCAGACGGTGACGACGACGATCACCGTGGCGATCGCGGTAGGCCTGCTGCTCACGATCTTGAGCATGCGCAACGCGACGCGGGAGACGCTCGAGCGCGGCGCGGGCAACATGCACCTGGTGGTGTCGGCCGAGCCCTCGGCGCTCGTGAGCGTGCTCAACTCGGTGTTCCACGCGGGCACGCCCAGCCGGGCGATGACGTGGTTGCAGGTGCAGCAGTTGCAACGCGACCCGCGGGTGGCGTACGCGCTGCCGATCCAGCAGGGGGACTCGTTCGAGGACTATCCGGTGACGGCCGTCGAGCCGAGGTTCTTTGAGCAATTCAGCCCCGATGCGGGGTACGACCCCGAACGCGATGGCGAGGACGGTCGCTGGAGTGTTGCGAACGGGCGGGCGATCGAGGGCCGATTCGAGGCGGTCCTAGGAGCGCGCGTGGCGCAGGAAACCGGGCTCGGAATCGGAGATGAACTGTTCCTGACGTGCGGGCTTGCCGGCGGTGGGTTCGTGCATGGCGGGTTCAGCTACACCATTGTTGGTGTTCTGGAGTTGAGCGGCACGCCGCACGATCGCGTGGTGTTTGCCGATCTTGCGTCGGGGTGGGTCATCCATGCGCAGGATAAGCGGGATCGGCAAGCGGGGGGCGAGGCCGACCGCGTGACCGAGGGCGACCTGTCGGCGGCGGATCGGTTGGTTACCGGTGTGTACGTGCGCGGTGTCGTTCGTGAAGGGCGACAGGCGTCGGCGGCGGTGGCCGACCTAGCCAGCGACTTGCGGCGGAATCCGTCGCTGATGGTGGCGTCGCCCGCGAGCGAGATCGATGCGCTCTTCCGGATCGTGAGCCGGGTGGATCGGCTGCTGATCGCGATGGCGTTCGTGGTGCTGGTCTCCGGGGCGGTGTCGATCATGCTGGCGCTGTACACGGCGGGGCAGATGCGGCGGCGGGAGGTTGCAACGTTCCGCGTGCTGGGGGCCAGCCGGGGGCGGCTGGTGCTGTGGGTGCTGGCCGAGGCGGTAATGCTGGGAGCCGCCGGGGCGGTGGTTGGTGTGGTGATGAGCGTGCTCGGCGGGCTGGCGGTGTCTTGGGGGCTCAAGGCTCAACTCGGGCTCGTGGTCGAGCCGGCGGTTTCCCCGGTGGCGTTCGGGGTGGTCGGTATGGCGGCCGTCGTGCTGGCGGCGCTGGCGGGGGTGGCCCCGGCGGTGCTGGCGTATCGGACCCCCGTTGCGGCCCACCTCCGGCCCCTGGGCTAG